One Oryza brachyantha chromosome 3, ObraRS2, whole genome shotgun sequence DNA segment encodes these proteins:
- the LOC102710103 gene encoding E3 ubiquitin-protein ligase RDUF2-like gives MASSPVSYWCYHCSRFVRVSPSAVVCPECDGGFLEQFPQQPPRGGGGSGRRGAMNPVIVLRGGSLSGFELYYDDGSGDGLRPLPGDVSHLLMGSGFHRLLDQFSRLEAAAPRPPASKAAVESMPSVAVAGSGAHCAVCQEAFEPGAAAREMPCKHVYHQDCILPWLSLRNSCPVCRRELPAAAPPESEADAGLTIWRLPRGGFAVGRFAGGPREQLPVVYTELDGGFSNGVGPRRVTWPEGDGQVDGGEGRIRRVFRNLFGCFGRSSRPESSSQSRSG, from the coding sequence ATGGCGTCGTCTCCGGTGTCGTACTGGTGCTACCACTGCAGCCGCTTCGTGAGGGTGTCGCCGTCCGCGGTCGTCTGCCCGGAGTGCGACGGCGGCTTCCTGGAGCAGTTCCCGCAGCAGCCGccgaggggcggcggcgggagcgggcggcgcggggcgATGAACCCGGTGATCGTGCTCCGGGGAGGGTCTTTGTCCGGGTTCGAGCTCTACTACGACGATGGCTCCGGCGACGGGCTGCGGCCGCTGCCCGGCGACGTGTCGCACCTCCTGATGGGGTCGGGCTTCCATCGCCTCCTCGACCAGTTCTCCCGGCTTGAGGCGGCGGCTCCACGCCCGCCGGCGTCGAAGGCTGCGGTGGAGTCGATGCCGTCGGTGGCGGTTGCCGGAAGCGGGGCGCACTGTGCGGTGTGCCAGGAGGCGTTCGAgcctggcgccgccgcgcgggagATGCCGTGCAAGCACGTCTACCACCAGGACTGCATCCTACCTTGGCTCTCCCTCCGTAACTCCTGCCCCGTCTGTCGCCGCGAGCTACCGGCGGCCGCGCCCCCCGAGTCGGAGGCAGATGCGGGACTCACCATCTGGCGACTCCCACGCGGTGGATTTGCCGTCGGGAGGTTCGCCGGTGGACCAAGAGAGCAGCTCCCGGTTGTCTACACTGAACTGGATGGGGGCTTCAGTAACGGCGTCGGGCCAAGGCGGGTAACGTGGCCGGAGGGCGACGGGCAAGTGGATGGCGGCGAAGGTCGGATTCGCCGTGTATTTAGAAATCTGTTTGGTTGCTTCGGTCGGAGCAGTCGGCCGGAGAGTTCATCGCAGTCTCGTAGTGGCTGA
- the LOC102706271 gene encoding aspartic proteinase PCS1-like, with the protein MNQTSALQICSLAEFVSLLQFRLRAAAGAEAEAQSTGKTRAFDERYRNVGVAALAGHDVMEAFLVLLCLYVFLARAEAASGSAGYAVGGGGGEGKSPGGTVLPLRVREVEAPAANRLRFRHNVRLTVPVAVGTPPQNVTMVLDTGSELSWLLCNGSCAPPLTPAFNASGSASYDAVPCLSPACEWRGRDLPVPPSCGMPPSNACRVSLSYADASSADGVLAADTFLLGGAPPVGNYFGCITSYSSTTATNSNATDTTEEATGLLGMNRGTLSFVTQTGTRRFAYCISPGEGPGVLLLGDDGGVAPPLNYTPLIEISQPLPYFDRVAYSVQLEGIRVGYALLPIPKSALTPDHTGAGQTMVDSGTQFTFLLADAYAALKDEFLNQTRLLLAPLGEPEFVFQGAFDACFRGPEARMAAASELLPEVGLVLRGAEVAVAGEKLLYMVPGERRGEGDAEAVWCLTFGNSDMAGMSAYVIGHHHQQNVWVEYDLQNGRVGFAPARCDLATERLGAGA; encoded by the coding sequence ATGAATCAAACCAGTGCGCTGCAGATATGCAGTCTTGCAGAGTTTGTCTCACTTTTGCAGTTCCGTCTGCGCGCCGCGGCCGGAGCGGAGGCCGAGGCGCAGAGCACGGGAAAAACGCGAGCTTTTGATGAGAGGTATAGAAACGTAGGGGTAGCTGCGCTGGCTGGGCACGACGTCATGGAGGCGTTTCTTGTTCTGCTCTGCCTCTACGTCTTTCTCgcgagggcggaggcggcgagcgggaGCGCTGGCTACGCCgtgggcggtggtggcggagaaGGGAAGTCGCCGGGAGGCACGGTCCTCCCGCTGCGGGtgcgggaggtggaggcgccggcggcgaacaggCTGCGGTTCCGCCACAATGTGAGATTGACGGTGCCGGTGGCCGTCGGCACGCCCCCGCAGAACGTGACGATGGTGCTCGACACCGGTAGCGAGCTCTCGTGGCTGCTCTGCAACGGGAGCTGCGCGCCGCCGTTGACTCCGGCATTCAACGCGTCGGGTTCTGCTTCGTACGATGCGGTCCCTTGCCTGTCGCCGGCGTGCGAATGGCGCGGCCGCGACCTCCCCGTCCCGCCGTCCTGTGGCATGCCGCCGTCGAACGCATGCCGCGTCTCGCTCTCCTACGCCGACGCCTCGTCGGCCGACGGTGTCCTGGCCGCCGACACCTTCCTCCTCGGTGGCGCCCCGCCCGTGGGCAACTACTTCGGCTGCATCACTTCCTACTCGTCAACCACCGCCACCAACAGCAACGCCACCGACACCACGGAGGAGGCCACCGGCCTCCTTGGCATGAACCGGGGTACCCTCTCCTTCGTGACGCAGACGGGCACCCGGCGGTTCGCGTACTGCATCTCCCCAGGCGAGGGCCCCGGCGTCCTGCttctcggcgacgacggcggcgtagCGCCGCCGCTGAACTACACGCCGCTCATCGAGATCTCCCAGCCGCTACCGTACTTCGACCGGGTGGCCTACTCCGTGCAGCTGGAGGGCATCCGCGTTGGTTACGCCCTGCTCCCCATCCCAAAGTCCGCGCTGACGCCGGACCACACCGGCGCCGGGCAGACCATGGTGGACTCCGGCACGCAGTTcaccttcctcctcgccgacgcctaCGCGGCGCTCAAGGACGAGTTCCTGAACCAGACGCGCCTGCTCCTGGCCCCGCTCGGCGAGCCAGAGTTCGTCTTCCAGGGCGCGTTCGACGCGTGCTTCCGCGGGCCGGAGGCccggatggcggcggcgagcgaacTCCTCCCGGAGGTGGGCCTGGTCctccgcggcgcggaggtcgcGGTGGCCGGGGAGAAGCTCCTGTACATGGTgcccggcgagcggcgcggcgagggggacGCGGAGGCGGTGTGGTGCCTGACGTTCGGCAACTCGGACATGGCCGGCATGTCGGCGTACGTGATCgggcaccaccaccagcagaaCGTGTGGGTGGAGTACGACCTCCAGAACGGCCGCGTCGGCTTCGCTCCCGCGCGCTGCGACCTGGCCACCGAAcgcctcggcgccggcgcgtaG
- the LOC102710385 gene encoding E3 ubiquitin-protein ligase SDIR1, with protein MSFVFRGSRADIEAGGFPGFAPERRAMRIHAGGRPVNSNLAFLVTVLMLFMVLNSHQMSPNFLLWLVLGVFLMATSLRMYATCQQLQAQAQAHAAAANGFLGTELRVHVPPTIALATRGRLQSLRLQLALLDREFDDLDYDALRALDADNSPHAPSMSEEEINALPVFKYKVQAQGNASSRKSGPSQPSISSTEASNEKKQDLFKADGTDNTLEDELTCTVCLEQVIVGDLLRSLPCLHQFHANCIDPWLRQQGTCPVCKHRVSDGWHSEADASNMV; from the exons ATGAGCTTCGTGTTCCGGGGGAGCAGGGCTGACATCGAGGCCGGAGGCTTCCCGGGGTTTGCCCCGGAGCGCCGCGCCATG CGGATTCATGCGGGTGGCCGGCCGGTGAACAGCAACCTGGCTTTTCTTGTAACTG TTCTTATGCTGTTCATGGTACTGAACTCACACCAGATGTCTCCGAATTTTTTG CTTTGGCTGGTTTTGGGTGTGTTCCTAATGGCCACCAGCCTTAGGATGTACGCCACGTGCCAGCAGCTCCAAGCACAGGCGCAAGCTCATGCTGCAGCTGCCAATGGCTTCCTTGGCACCGAGCTGCGGGTGCATGTCCCTCCAACCATAGCTCTTGCTACACGAGGCCGTTTGCAGAGCCTTAGGCTCCAACTTGCGCTACTCGACCGTGAGTTCGATGATTTAG ATTATGATGCCCTTAGGGCCTTGGATGCAGACAATAGCCCTCATGCTCCTTCAATGAGTGAAGAAGAAATAAATGCACTTCCTGTATTCAAATACAAAGTTCAGGCTCAAGGAAATGCCTCTTCCAGAAAAAG TGGACCATCTCAACCATCTATTTCTTCTACTGAAGCTAGCAATGAG AAAAAGCAGGATCTTTTCAAGGCTGATGGAACTGACAACACCCTGGAGGATGAGTTGACATGCACGGTTTGCTTAGAGCAAGTCATTGTGGGTGATCTATTGAGAAGCCTACCATGCCTGCATCAG TTTCATGCAAACTGCATCGATCCGTGGTTGCGCCAACAGGGAACATGCCCAGTTTGCAAGCACCGGGTAAGCGATGGGTGGCATAGTGAAGCAGATGCTTCTAATATGGTATAG
- the LOC102710675 gene encoding uncharacterized protein LOC102710675: protein MCLRASPPRHPHFLLCSLSPMDHSAGGGAGKMMVKAAAESASTNERTQSFNGCISEKFYYNESPHKKRKSQYELSDPRVSSLKYKFRNRLTWQEEESSRTESLGHNSIFVNKNCDIYMANRVEELESCDNTQSLFGGCIEVDSINGIENHKMLKVQAFSSSSSSNNISSEAFTSSRSSGTKDTDSWDMQHLEYDHPGLMLLPYDDDIEGAYDVLGQYDVVMKNELASGDVDESAARIMDEKLYSNGIEDLLILPRGQNSIHDEKNKLTIDQEFEQYFTRLML, encoded by the exons ATGTGCCTGCGTGCGTCCCCTCCTCGCCATCCCCATTTCCTCCTTTGCTCCCTCTCCCCGATGGATcactccgccggcggcggcgccggcaagaTGAtggtgaaggcggcggcggagtcggctTCCACCAACGAGCGCACCCAGAGCTTCAACGGCTG TATTTCAGAGAAATTTTACTATAATGAGAGTCCCCACAAGAAAAGGAAGTCACAGTATGAGCTGAGTGATCCTAGGGTTTCATCACTGAAATACAAATTCCGGAATAGATTAACTTGGCAGGAAGAAGAATCTTCAAGAACAGAAAGCTTAGGACACAACAGCATTTTCGTCAACAAGAACTGTGACATCTATATGGCCAACAGAGTTGAAGAATTGGAATCTTGTGATAACACTCAAAGCCTTTTTGGTGGTTGTATTGAAGTGGACTCTATAAATGGAATCGAGAACCACAAAATGCTGAAGGTCCAGGCATTTTCATCCAGCAGCTCAAGCAACAACATTTCATCTGAAGCTTTTACTTCTTCCCGTAGCAGCGGCACCAAAGATACTGACAGTTGGGATATGCAACACCTGGAGTATGATCACCCTGGTCTGATGCTGCTACCatatgatgatgatatagagGGGGCATACGATGTACTTGGACAATATGATGTTGTAATGAAAAATGAGCTTGCGAGTGGCGATGTCGATGAATCTGCAGCTCGTATTATGGATGAGAAGCTTTACTCGAATGGAATAGAGGATTTACTCATATTGCCAAGAGGCCAGAATAGCATTCACG atGAGAAGAATAAGCTGACGATCGATCAAGAGTTTGAGCAGTATTTTACAAGGCTCATGCTTTAG